In one window of Rhodanobacter sp. FDAARGOS 1247 DNA:
- the metF gene encoding methylenetetrahydrofolate reductase [NAD(P)H], producing the protein MPSISFEFFPPKTDEQRAQLDRAAQVLKAHQPEYASVTFGAGGSTLSYTGDTVARLHAQHGLPVAPHLSCMGGTKAEITALLDGYRAAGYRRLVALRGDMPSGMATAGDFRYAAELVAFIRAHCGDHFHIEVAAYPETHPQADDALRDLQHFKAKVDAGANGAITQYFFNPDAYFRFVDDVRKLGVEVPIVPGIMPITNFSQLRRFSEMCGAEIPRWISKRMQAHGDDADAVRALGAEVVAQLCRRLLDGGAPGLHFYTLNRARATQAVLQQLS; encoded by the coding sequence ATGCCGTCGATCAGCTTCGAATTCTTTCCGCCCAAGACCGACGAGCAACGCGCGCAGCTGGATCGCGCGGCACAGGTGCTGAAGGCGCACCAGCCGGAATACGCCTCGGTGACGTTCGGCGCCGGCGGCTCCACGCTGAGCTATACCGGCGACACCGTGGCGCGGCTGCACGCGCAGCATGGCCTGCCGGTGGCGCCCCACCTGTCCTGCATGGGCGGCACCAAGGCCGAGATCACCGCACTGCTGGACGGCTATCGCGCGGCCGGCTATCGGCGGCTGGTGGCGCTGCGCGGCGACATGCCCTCGGGCATGGCCACGGCGGGCGACTTCCGTTACGCGGCCGAACTGGTGGCCTTCATCCGCGCGCACTGCGGCGACCACTTCCACATCGAGGTGGCGGCGTATCCGGAAACCCACCCGCAGGCCGACGACGCGCTGCGCGACCTGCAGCATTTCAAGGCCAAGGTCGACGCTGGCGCGAACGGGGCGATCACCCAGTATTTCTTCAACCCCGACGCGTATTTCCGTTTCGTCGACGACGTGCGCAAGCTGGGCGTCGAGGTGCCGATCGTGCCGGGCATCATGCCGATCACCAACTTCAGCCAGCTGCGGCGATTCTCCGAGATGTGCGGCGCGGAGATCCCGCGCTGGATCTCCAAGCGCATGCAGGCCCACGGCGACGACGCCGATGCCGTGCGCGCGCTCGGTGCCGAAGTGGTGGCGCAACTGTGCCGGCGCCTGCTCGACGGCGGCGCGCCCGGCCTGCACTTCTACACGCTGAACCGGGCCCGCGCCACGCAGGCGGTACTGCAGCAACTTTCCTGA
- a CDS encoding GlxA family transcriptional regulator, whose translation MTAASQPVIAILAVPETSASVLYGMYDLFRSAGRDWDMAIGGDEGPGVVQPVVVATRGGPFPIVNGVSVTAETTIERIGCPDVVVIPDLAVDPHRALEDGRFATEIAWLRDCHARGAVLASACSGALLFAEAGLLDGYDATTHWAFADAIARRHPRIRMRPENALVVTGEGHRLVMAGGGTSWADLALYLIARLAGVEQAMHTARMNLVEWHAVGQQPYARLARSRQSDDAVVARCQVWIAEHYEEPSPVAAMVRLSELPERTFKRRFQHATGLSPLEYVHTLRLEEAKQMLEAGTEPVEAIANAVGYEDAGFFGRLFRRKVGLAPLQYRRRFGAMRRSLAGS comes from the coding sequence ATGACCGCAGCCTCCCAGCCCGTGATCGCGATCCTGGCCGTGCCGGAGACATCGGCCTCGGTGCTCTACGGCATGTACGACCTGTTCCGCTCGGCCGGCAGGGACTGGGACATGGCGATCGGCGGCGATGAAGGGCCTGGCGTGGTGCAGCCGGTCGTCGTCGCCACCCGCGGCGGCCCCTTTCCGATCGTCAACGGGGTCAGCGTGACAGCGGAGACGACGATCGAGCGGATCGGCTGTCCGGACGTGGTGGTGATTCCCGACCTGGCGGTCGACCCGCACCGCGCCCTCGAGGACGGCCGCTTCGCGACCGAGATCGCCTGGCTCAGGGACTGCCATGCGCGCGGAGCGGTGCTGGCTTCGGCTTGCTCGGGCGCGCTGCTGTTCGCCGAGGCGGGCCTGCTCGACGGCTACGACGCGACGACCCACTGGGCCTTCGCCGACGCGATCGCGCGGCGACACCCGCGCATCCGCATGCGGCCGGAAAATGCCCTGGTCGTCACCGGCGAAGGCCATCGCCTGGTGATGGCCGGTGGCGGCACGTCCTGGGCCGACCTCGCGCTGTACCTGATCGCGCGGCTGGCCGGCGTGGAGCAGGCGATGCACACCGCGCGCATGAACCTGGTCGAATGGCATGCCGTCGGCCAGCAACCCTACGCGCGGCTCGCGCGGTCGCGCCAGTCGGACGACGCCGTCGTCGCGCGCTGCCAGGTCTGGATCGCCGAGCACTATGAGGAACCGTCGCCGGTCGCCGCGATGGTGCGCCTGAGCGAACTGCCCGAGCGCACGTTCAAGCGCCGCTTCCAGCACGCGACCGGGCTGTCGCCGCTCGAGTACGTGCACACCCTGCGGCTGGAGGAAGCCAAGCAGATGCTCGAAGCCGGCACCGAGCCGGTCGAGGCGATCGCCAACGCGGTCGGCTACGAGGACGCGGGTTTCTTCGGGCGGCTGTTCCGGCGCAAGGTCGGCCTCGCGCCGTTGCAGTACCGGCGCCGTTTCGGGGCGATGCGGCGATCGCTGGCAGGGAGCTGA
- a CDS encoding HAMP domain-containing sensor histidine kinase, with the protein MQSRRKLRFRLVVSFTLFGFGLSALFAFAALNIRSRVEDQLVNASLLDDAKYANHYAQEHPEAPGPGSQLITGMTKSDRTLYKAPLAWQNLADTNGVHDIIEQGEDGNQRHYKLAVYRENHIISFVRYDVTREELGKQQLLISVIGAVFLFGLLSLVLGLWLSRKVLKPVTELANRLRDFRKVGKAEPLAPHFADDEVGELAHALDEYSARLTAMVERDREFNSDVSHELRTPLAVIASTTELLQGSPDLTEKLSERLKRIERASRQATELIEALLLLSRAERRGPTRGETTEVGKVAADVIESQRPQVRGKPLTVELRTEQQVSVNAPASVLSVALTNLIGNAIKYTLEGSVQVVVGNGSIEVIDTGPGIKPEDAERLFQRGVRGEGAGGSGAGLGLAIVRRLCELYGWNVSMRPRSDANGAIACIRFG; encoded by the coding sequence ATGCAGTCCAGGCGTAAGCTTCGTTTTCGGCTGGTCGTCTCCTTCACGCTGTTCGGCTTCGGCCTCAGCGCGTTGTTTGCGTTCGCCGCGTTGAACATCCGTTCGCGGGTGGAAGACCAGCTGGTCAACGCCAGCCTGCTGGACGACGCCAAGTACGCGAACCATTACGCGCAGGAACACCCGGAGGCGCCGGGGCCGGGGTCGCAGCTGATCACGGGCATGACCAAGAGCGACCGCACCTTGTACAAGGCGCCGCTGGCCTGGCAGAACCTGGCCGACACCAATGGCGTGCACGACATCATCGAGCAGGGCGAGGATGGCAACCAGCGGCACTACAAGCTGGCGGTGTATCGCGAGAACCACATCATCAGCTTCGTCCGCTACGACGTCACGCGCGAGGAGCTGGGCAAGCAGCAGCTGCTGATCAGCGTGATCGGCGCGGTATTCCTGTTCGGCCTGCTTTCACTGGTGCTGGGCTTGTGGCTCTCGCGCAAGGTGTTGAAGCCGGTTACCGAACTGGCCAATCGCCTGCGCGACTTTCGCAAAGTCGGCAAGGCCGAGCCGCTGGCGCCGCATTTCGCCGACGACGAGGTCGGCGAGCTGGCGCATGCGCTGGACGAGTATTCGGCGCGGCTCACGGCGATGGTCGAGCGCGACCGCGAATTCAATTCCGACGTCAGCCACGAACTGCGCACGCCGCTGGCGGTGATCGCCAGTACCACCGAATTGCTGCAGGGCTCGCCTGATCTCACCGAAAAGCTGAGCGAGCGACTGAAGCGGATCGAGCGCGCCTCGCGCCAGGCCACCGAGCTGATCGAGGCCTTGCTGCTGCTGTCACGCGCCGAGCGGCGTGGTCCGACCCGGGGCGAAACCACCGAGGTCGGCAAGGTCGCCGCCGACGTGATCGAGAGCCAGCGTCCCCAGGTGCGCGGCAAGCCGCTCACCGTCGAGCTGCGGACCGAACAGCAGGTCAGCGTGAATGCCCCGGCCTCCGTGCTGTCGGTGGCGCTGACCAACCTGATCGGCAACGCGATCAAGTACACGCTCGAAGGCAGCGTGCAGGTGGTGGTGGGCAACGGCAGCATCGAAGTGATCGACACCGGCCCGGGCATCAAGCCCGAAGATGCCGAGCGCCTGTTCCAGCGCGGCGTGCGCGGCGAAGGTGCCGGCGGCAGCGGTGCCGGACTGGGCCTGGCCATCGTGCGCCGCCTGTGCGAACTGTATGGCTGGAATGTGTCGATGCGGCCCCGCAGCGATGCCAACGGGGCGATCGCCTGCATCAGGTTCGGCTGA
- a CDS encoding DUF4124 domain-containing protein gives MYRLVALLCLIALARVAPVAAQTPIHRCIGANGSAVFTDQPCAALQATPASRVVASAPAVAATTAPTLCAASLGALRQGVIDAFVSHDANRLAGMMLWDGYGRGAAIADIQSLTRLMKQPLLDVKAPDESAAAPAAASSLADPFAMNVDPAPTASAHNQLVVHTADSDGNGNPRELRFDIVHQAGCLWLRNAD, from the coding sequence ATGTATCGCCTGGTCGCCCTGCTCTGCCTGATCGCGCTTGCCCGGGTCGCGCCCGTCGCGGCGCAGACGCCGATCCATCGCTGCATCGGCGCCAATGGCAGTGCGGTCTTCACCGACCAGCCCTGCGCCGCGCTGCAGGCCACCCCGGCCAGTCGTGTCGTCGCGTCGGCACCCGCCGTGGCCGCCACCACCGCGCCGACCCTGTGCGCAGCCAGTCTGGGTGCGTTGCGCCAGGGCGTGATCGATGCCTTCGTCAGCCACGACGCCAACCGGCTGGCGGGCATGATGCTGTGGGACGGCTACGGCCGCGGCGCGGCCATCGCCGACATCCAGTCGTTGACCCGGCTGATGAAACAGCCGTTGCTGGACGTGAAGGCGCCCGACGAGTCCGCCGCGGCGCCGGCAGCGGCGAGCAGCCTCGCCGATCCATTCGCCATGAACGTCGACCCTGCCCCGACAGCGTCGGCACACAATCAGCTGGTGGTGCACACCGCCGACAGCGACGGCAACGGCAACCCGCGCGAACTGCGCTTCGACATCGTCCACCAGGCCGGCTGCCTGTGGCTGCGGAACGCTGATTGA
- a CDS encoding branched-chain amino acid transaminase, protein MAQQYPEWIWQNGEIKPWAEATTHVMSHALHYGSSVFEGIRSYATPDGAAIFRLTDHINRLYQSAKIYDMALPYTADELAAACRAVIKKNGLGASYLRPVAYRGLGGFGLSAETPIDVAVAAWPMGPYLGPEALENGITACVSSWQRFAPNTIPAGAKAGGNYLSGQLIAREARRLGFGEGIALASSGLLSEGAGENLFLVFDGVLHTTPASASILTGITRDTLKTLAREDGIEVVERDLPREYLYLADEILMCGTAAEVTPIRSVDGKQIGNGTAGRVTRRLQELFFGLFDGRTHDKWGWLEQV, encoded by the coding sequence ATGGCCCAGCAGTACCCCGAGTGGATCTGGCAGAACGGTGAGATCAAGCCGTGGGCCGAAGCGACCACCCACGTGATGTCCCACGCCCTGCATTACGGTTCGTCGGTGTTCGAAGGCATCCGCAGCTACGCCACCCCCGACGGCGCCGCGATCTTCCGCCTGACCGACCACATCAACCGGCTGTACCAGTCGGCCAAGATCTACGACATGGCGCTGCCGTACACGGCCGACGAACTGGCCGCGGCCTGCCGCGCGGTGATCAAGAAGAACGGCCTGGGCGCGTCCTACCTGCGCCCGGTTGCGTACCGCGGCCTGGGCGGCTTCGGCCTGTCCGCGGAAACCCCGATCGACGTCGCCGTAGCGGCGTGGCCGATGGGCCCGTACCTGGGGCCGGAGGCCCTGGAGAACGGCATCACCGCCTGCGTGTCCAGCTGGCAGCGCTTCGCGCCGAACACCATCCCGGCCGGCGCCAAGGCCGGCGGCAACTACCTTTCCGGCCAGCTGATCGCGCGCGAAGCGCGCCGCCTCGGCTTCGGTGAAGGCATCGCGCTGGCTTCCAGCGGCCTGCTCAGCGAAGGCGCCGGCGAGAACCTGTTCCTGGTCTTCGACGGCGTGCTGCACACCACCCCGGCCAGCGCCTCGATCCTCACCGGCATCACCCGCGACACGCTGAAGACGCTGGCCCGCGAAGACGGCATCGAAGTGGTCGAACGCGACCTGCCGCGCGAATACCTTTACCTCGCCGACGAGATCCTGATGTGCGGCACCGCCGCCGAAGTCACCCCGATCCGCTCGGTCGACGGCAAGCAGATCGGCAACGGCACCGCCGGCCGCGTCACCCGCCGCCTGCAGGAACTGTTCTTCGGCCTGTTCGACGGCCGCACCCATGACAAGTGGGGCTGGCTGGAGCAGGTCTGA